ATCGTCAATCAAGGTACTTAGAAATAACCAATCTGCAATTATTGCCCAATCCATTTACCCCTCATTCGATCCATATCTTTGATGAACAAAATCAAGGTCAGGGGTTACGGATCAGTTTTAAAGTAGAAACTCAAGCGACCTTTGTTTGGGTAACAGGGCGGATCTTTAATATGCGTGGTAATTTAGTAAAAACTATCTCGGAAAGAGAACCAATCCACAGCATGCGAGGACCTGATGATTATGGTGATCCCGTAGAGTTGATCTACTGGTGGAATGGAATGACAGATTTTAATCGTCTAGCTCAAAATGGAAGATATTTCTTTCATCTGAAAGTCAGTGATTCAGAAGCAGAGAATTTCTTTCAGGAAAAAATAGCTACTTTTGTACTGGTGAAGTGATAGAGGTGTTTCCATGAAAAAATCGATCTCTTTACTGATCTTGATCATTTTCCTTATCATACCACTACAAGCTAAAGATAGTAATCAGCAAGCTGCATTTATAGAAGATATCATTGGAGCTCGAGCATGGGGATTAGGTGGTGCTTACAGAACTCTTGTTGATGATGCCAGTGCTTCGATCTGGAATCCTGCTGGTTTAGCTGATCTGAAAAAAGGGAATAGTTTGTCTCTGGAACATCTGCAGTTAATGGATTTCTTCTCTTATTCATACGTGGGATATGCTCATCGTTTAAATAAAAGACTAGTGCTGGGAAGTGGTCTGTACTATTCAGGTGATGATGTTATGTCGGAGTTTGTTGGTTATGCTTCCGTGGCAATGGATGGTGCTGTTATTGGGAATCTTATCTTTTCTGATTCTATTCCTGAGGAATTAGTTAGTATTGGATTGAGTTCCAAAATATTCTATTCTTCGTTTGGCAATAATGATCTCACATCATTACCGGATTACTTAATTGGACATCAGGTCACCGGTTCCGCTCTCGGATATGGACTTGATCTCGGGTTCAAAGTAAGACCTACTAAAAGGGATCATTTTTCATTAACATTCAAGAATCTGCTAAATAATATTAAATGGGATAGCAAAAACAATGCCGGAACAGCACTTGGAAAGTATAGTGAGAATCTACCAGTGACTTCAGCTCTTGGTTATGCCCGGCATCAGAATAATTTTATCATTGCTCTTGATATTGATAAAGGGCTTTATTATGACATAGAGGATAATCTTCATATCGGGCTGGAACTACCATTAAGAAGAGAATTGATCTTAAGGATCGGATATGCTCAGGAACTGGTTACCGCTGACAGTAAAAGACTGGGTTTAGGTGCAGGGATCAACATAGATATGCCCTCTGTTCCCCATCTAAGAGTTGATTTATCTTATCTAATGCATCTAGAATGGGAAGGGCATGATTCCTTGCTGTTTTCTCTTACCTTACAATAAAAAAATGTCAGGTATCAGATAATTCCTGCTCTCATTCAACAGGAAGTATCTCAATACCTGACGATCAAACAATTAAACTGAAATCCTTTATTTACTAATAATCCTCTCAGCTTCTGCCTTATCTGAAGAATAGGTAAAAGCATTGATTATACTATGACCATTTTCAGGATCTGTAACCTTATCGTACATAATTCTTAAAGCCTCTAACTGATCATCAGAGAAAGTCAGAACATTGATCATTCTGACGATCTGATTAACTGAGAAGAAAGAATTTCTTGCGGATAATCTGATCACTCGTAATTGGTCATCAGAAAAACTCTCTTCTCTGACGTTATTGATCAAACGCTCAAAATCGGATTCAGACATCGGGGTTTTTGTTTCCTGAGGTACCCTTTCTACTGGTGTAGGTATAGGAGTTGGTTCTTGAATAGAAGTGGGATCACTGATACCAAGGTTAATGTTTACACCGGTAGAAGTTGTCGTGGTTGAGGTCGGAGTTGTAACTTGTTCGATTTTTATATTGGAGTCGGTTGGTAGTAAAACAAGCAAGGCAAAGATCTCCTCAACTATCTTCTTTGCTCTGGTTTGATCCATTCTGCCTAATTTTGTAAGATAATTGATTTCCAGTTCTTCCAGTTTCAAAGCAATATTGTCAATAATTGTACCTGAATCTGTGTTTCCGTCTTTAACTCTTGAAGATTCGTTGATCTGTAAACTAAA
This Candidatus Cloacimonadota bacterium DNA region includes the following protein-coding sequences:
- a CDS encoding DUF4476 domain-containing protein, which gives rise to MKKTTILILAIFLIGSWLIADEIIFTTPGGSFSLQINESSRVKDGNTDSGTIIDNIALKLEELEINYLTKLGRMDQTRAKKIVEEIFALLVLLPTDSNIKIEQVTTPTSTTTTSTGVNINLGISDPTSIQEPTPIPTPVERVPQETKTPMSESDFERLINNVREESFSDDQLRVIRLSARNSFFSVNQIVRMINVLTFSDDQLEALRIMYDKVTDPENGHSIINAFTYSSDKAEAERIISK